A single genomic interval of Pontibacter deserti harbors:
- a CDS encoding endonuclease, giving the protein MKRILLAFSILLSATLQLAAQTAPPTNLSGEELKTWLRTNWYDSKHRTLSYSTARGKMYNYIDNYSSLVSCVYSGYQESKPYSETNTSTTMANINCEHTIPQSWFSSNEPMVSDIHHLYPTVIQWNSDRGSDPFAEISDNQTTKWIRGNSSQTTIPTTNIDEYSEDTNTQFEPREDHKGNLARSVFYFYTMYPSQAGSISRIGDINTLYQWHIKDPVDDRERERNRRVEVAQGNLNPYIDYPELVAKAWNLTPVNCSPATQVANLSISQRTTTSLTLNWTNGSGDRRLIVVKEASPVAFTPSGAYSGINADFSAATDQGNGQRIVYYNSGSSVTITGLKANTVYYMQAFESCSTGNTYNTTAAPAISATTPDYACAGVPTAVVGLTSANITQTGFNLTWTNGTGDGRIVVIRKDEAPTFVPQAGTVYNGAAASYTSAATLTDGSKLLYSGTGSEVTVIGLQTGSLYFVQVYEMCSNGNQYATTAPALAVTTTAANTPPTGNGNVLVMQDFNGTANDGWVVTSGFSNSTTNTGLPDGQRVRTGASLQVSNATKEVMFADVNVAGKQDVYLELYNSSVSVTTGNGFDTGDYLEVYVALNGADFSATPEIKITGNASDNNIRYGMDGTATITTAAGTLAEKVFTEKLTSPNVLAVDKAPSILRVTIPNGTTSVKAKIGIKNNSSNEVWNIEDVALYSATTSTDCDENVLEGHAGENKTIYSGQSVTIGAVAETGYTYSWFPAAGLSDATAANPTLTLTTPGTYVYTVTATKDGCTSTDDVTVTVQAITPPTAASIAICAGESATLQVANPDAEMTYKWYDAETGTTSLATGATFTTSPLTASTLYYVEAVNAAGATSARTKVTVTVGTPAAATITGPATICAGETVTFVATGQVNATDYSWNVPPTWSILSGVGTAQISVRVTDASGEVSLAVANNCGQSAPATLAVTVNAVPDKPVVTQKGNQLTASIAGAVYEWTKDGEVVANATEKTITITESGNYKVRAHNGSACYSVSSDVFQAVLQPTAIEDELASGIVVVPNPAPGKFSIYTAEPLQHTEVVITNMIGSVVYRASVPVMQESMEVNLSRLPAGFYLVQLQAKKVRVVRKVLLTK; this is encoded by the coding sequence ATGAAGAGAATTTTACTCGCTTTCAGTATTTTACTGTCTGCTACGCTGCAACTTGCGGCACAAACAGCCCCGCCTACCAATCTCTCCGGCGAAGAATTAAAAACCTGGTTACGCACCAACTGGTACGATAGCAAACACAGAACATTAAGCTATAGTACCGCACGCGGAAAGATGTATAATTACATTGATAACTATAGCAGCCTCGTTAGCTGTGTGTATTCTGGCTATCAGGAAAGTAAGCCCTACAGCGAAACGAATACGTCTACGACCATGGCTAATATAAACTGCGAGCACACTATTCCGCAGTCATGGTTTAGTAGTAACGAACCTATGGTATCAGATATTCATCACCTGTACCCAACAGTAATCCAGTGGAACAGCGACCGTGGCAGTGATCCTTTTGCTGAAATATCAGATAACCAGACCACAAAATGGATACGTGGCAATAGCTCACAAACTACAATTCCAACAACAAACATCGACGAATACAGTGAAGACACCAACACCCAGTTCGAACCCCGGGAAGACCATAAAGGAAATTTGGCCCGCTCTGTATTCTACTTCTACACTATGTATCCTTCGCAAGCCGGAAGTATAAGCCGCATCGGAGATATTAATACACTTTACCAATGGCATATTAAAGACCCAGTTGACGACCGTGAACGTGAGCGTAACCGCCGTGTTGAAGTTGCCCAGGGTAACCTTAACCCCTACATTGATTACCCGGAACTGGTAGCAAAAGCCTGGAACCTGACACCAGTAAACTGCTCTCCTGCTACTCAGGTAGCAAACCTTTCTATTTCTCAGAGAACTACAACATCCCTGACGCTTAACTGGACAAACGGCTCCGGAGACAGAAGGCTTATAGTTGTAAAAGAAGCCAGTCCTGTAGCTTTTACTCCATCCGGTGCCTACAGTGGTATCAATGCTGATTTCAGCGCAGCAACTGACCAGGGAAACGGGCAGCGTATCGTTTACTATAACAGTGGTAGCAGCGTAACTATAACTGGCCTTAAAGCTAACACAGTATATTACATGCAGGCATTTGAGTCTTGCTCAACAGGTAATACTTACAATACAACAGCTGCACCGGCTATATCAGCTACTACCCCGGATTATGCCTGTGCAGGAGTGCCAACTGCTGTAGTAGGCTTAACTTCAGCAAACATTACCCAAACCGGTTTTAACCTGACCTGGACAAATGGCACCGGCGATGGCAGAATTGTAGTGATCCGTAAAGATGAAGCCCCAACGTTTGTTCCGCAGGCTGGTACAGTTTATAATGGTGCAGCAGCAAGCTATACTTCGGCAGCTACACTAACCGACGGAAGCAAACTGCTTTACAGCGGCACCGGCAGCGAAGTAACAGTTATAGGCTTACAGACAGGCAGTTTATACTTTGTGCAGGTATACGAAATGTGCTCCAATGGCAACCAGTACGCGACTACAGCTCCAGCTTTAGCTGTAACTACAACAGCAGCTAATACGCCACCAACAGGTAACGGTAATGTATTGGTAATGCAGGATTTTAATGGAACTGCCAACGATGGCTGGGTAGTTACATCAGGCTTTAGTAATTCAACAACAAATACTGGTTTACCGGATGGTCAGCGTGTCAGAACAGGAGCAAGTTTGCAGGTATCTAATGCCACAAAAGAAGTGATGTTTGCTGATGTAAATGTGGCGGGCAAGCAGGATGTATACTTAGAGCTTTATAACTCTTCTGTTTCAGTTACAACAGGCAATGGTTTTGATACCGGAGATTACCTGGAAGTATATGTGGCGCTAAATGGCGCTGATTTTTCAGCTACACCAGAAATTAAAATTACCGGAAATGCCAGCGATAATAACATCCGTTATGGCATGGATGGTACGGCAACTATAACTACAGCAGCAGGCACTCTCGCTGAGAAAGTTTTTACAGAGAAACTAACTTCGCCTAACGTATTGGCTGTAGATAAGGCACCTTCTATACTTCGGGTAACTATACCAAACGGTACCACTTCTGTAAAAGCAAAGATTGGTATCAAAAACAATTCATCAAATGAAGTATGGAACATAGAAGATGTGGCACTTTATTCTGCTACAACTTCAACAGATTGTGATGAGAATGTATTGGAAGGCCATGCCGGCGAAAACAAAACCATTTATTCAGGGCAATCGGTAACTATAGGCGCTGTAGCGGAAACAGGTTATACTTACAGCTGGTTTCCGGCTGCTGGCTTATCTGATGCTACAGCAGCTAACCCTACGCTGACGCTTACAACGCCGGGTACTTATGTATACACGGTTACAGCAACTAAAGATGGCTGTACTTCTACAGATGATGTAACGGTTACTGTGCAAGCCATTACGCCACCAACAGCAGCAAGTATAGCTATATGCGCTGGCGAGTCAGCTACGCTGCAAGTAGCCAACCCAGATGCTGAAATGACTTACAAATGGTATGATGCTGAAACCGGAACTACATCCCTGGCAACCGGAGCGACCTTTACAACATCACCACTTACTGCTTCAACCCTATATTATGTAGAAGCTGTTAACGCAGCTGGTGCTACAAGTGCCCGCACCAAAGTAACAGTAACGGTAGGCACTCCGGCTGCAGCAACTATAACTGGCCCTGCTACTATTTGCGCCGGCGAAACAGTTACTTTCGTTGCTACCGGGCAGGTTAACGCTACAGATTACAGTTGGAATGTACCGCCAACCTGGAGCATCTTGTCTGGGGTAGGCACTGCTCAGATCAGTGTAAGAGTTACGGATGCATCCGGTGAAGTAAGCTTAGCGGTAGCAAACAACTGTGGACAAAGCGCGCCTGCTACCCTGGCAGTTACAGTTAATGCAGTTCCGGATAAACCGGTTGTTACCCAAAAGGGGAATCAGTTAACAGCAAGTATAGCTGGTGCAGTTTACGAGTGGACTAAAGACGGTGAAGTTGTAGCTAATGCCACTGAAAAAACTATAACTATAACCGAGAGTGGCAATTATAAGGTACGCGCACATAATGGCTCAGCGTGTTATTCTGTTTCTTCTGATGTGTTCCAGGCTGTTTTGCAGCCTACTGCTATCGAAGACGAACTTGCGTCAGGCATAGTAGTGGTGCCAAACCCGGCTCCGGGCAAGTTCAGTATCTACACGGCAGAGCCATTACAGCACACAGAAGTAGTTATTACGAACATGATAGGCAGCGTGGTTTATCGTGCTTCAGTGCCAGTAATGCAGGAAAGTATGGAAGTAAATCTGAGCAGATTACCGGCTGGCTTTTACCTGGTGCAGCTTCAGGCTAAAAAGGTGCGTGTAGTACGTAAAGTGCTCCTGACAAAATAA
- the hemW gene encoding radical SAM family heme chaperone HemW yields MAGIYLHIPFCKQACHYCDFHFSTSMGHKAATIDAIARELNLRQDYLQGQLIETIYFGGGTPSLLTQQELELLLQTIRSLFIVSDDAEITLEANPDDLKPAKLQELKAAGINRLSIGLQSFHEPHLRLMNRAHNATESLQCVKDAQAAGFNNITVDLIYGIPAPDHSIWLQDLETLFSLNVQHVSCYALTIEPDTALGRWSKKGKFTPSEDDFTAQQFEILLEQMAKHGFVQYEISNFCKPGYESKHNSNYWRGVHYLGVGPSAHSFNGSSRQYNVANNRKYTEAISQDIIPAEIEDLTLADQANDYLLTTLRTIWGCDLAQMRDKYNYDVQAAHKLYLQDLQQKELASIKNDVLYLTDKGKLLADQITLDLFIE; encoded by the coding sequence TTGGCCGGAATATACCTTCATATCCCTTTCTGCAAACAGGCTTGCCATTACTGCGATTTCCACTTCAGCACTTCTATGGGGCATAAAGCGGCAACTATAGATGCTATTGCCCGTGAGCTGAACCTGCGCCAGGATTACCTGCAGGGCCAACTTATAGAAACTATTTACTTTGGTGGCGGTACTCCATCGTTGCTTACGCAGCAGGAACTGGAGCTACTATTACAAACTATAAGATCGCTGTTTATAGTTTCGGATGATGCTGAAATTACGCTGGAAGCCAACCCTGACGACCTGAAACCGGCCAAGCTACAGGAATTAAAAGCTGCAGGTATAAACCGGTTAAGTATAGGTTTGCAGTCGTTTCATGAGCCGCACCTGCGCCTGATGAACCGTGCCCACAACGCCACTGAAAGTTTGCAATGCGTGAAAGATGCACAGGCAGCCGGCTTTAACAACATCACTGTAGACCTGATCTATGGCATTCCGGCACCGGACCACAGTATCTGGCTACAGGACCTGGAAACACTGTTCTCGCTAAATGTACAACACGTTTCCTGCTACGCCTTAACGATAGAACCAGATACCGCGCTGGGCCGCTGGAGCAAGAAAGGAAAGTTTACACCTTCTGAGGATGATTTTACCGCGCAGCAGTTCGAAATACTACTGGAGCAGATGGCGAAGCATGGCTTTGTGCAGTACGAGATATCCAACTTCTGTAAACCGGGCTACGAGTCGAAACACAACAGCAATTACTGGCGCGGTGTGCATTATTTAGGGGTAGGACCAAGTGCACACTCTTTTAACGGCAGCAGCAGGCAGTATAATGTAGCCAATAACCGAAAGTATACCGAGGCCATCAGCCAGGATATCATCCCAGCCGAAATAGAAGACCTAACCTTAGCCGACCAGGCCAACGACTACCTGCTTACAACACTGCGTACTATCTGGGGTTGCGACCTGGCTCAGATGCGCGACAAGTATAACTATGATGTACAGGCGGCCCATAAACTATACTTACAGGATCTGCAGCAGAAGGAGCTGGCAAGTATAAAAAACGATGTACTGTACCTGACTGATAAAGGAAAGCTGCTCGCCGACCAGATAACGTTGGATCTGTTTATTGAATAA
- a CDS encoding POTRA domain-containing protein, translating into MYKIAAVVLCLLLWLPLVQAQTQTAAPQANVILQLHTSPEDAPRLRNYTFQPSHADSAEASKEVRALIYQMQQDAYLLTSADSLYLRNDTLHVKLHIGQRFEYASLRNGNLSEGILIESGFREKFYRNTPFKPAEYVKLQQRILDYAERNGYPFASVWLDTISIKDNKIEAALMVEKAFVVTYDSVQVMGGSKTKPKFLMRYLQLHPGQPYNQEQIEATQRMLTQLPYIRVTRPPQVRFARDKARVYYFLEDRQANQIDGVVGFLPDPTRTGNKLLITGEANLNIRNIKGTGKSVALQWRRVNKGSVILNGEYLHPNVFGTPFELGTRFNLLKQDSSFINIRPRLQLGYYTLKYGKFSVYGEWLNSRILGDASTQSLQNLELGDAQTATYGFNYLWNNLDDFYFPRRGRLIEFELAGGKKTLLRNPELEKSFYDTLDMKTTQLSVGLRLENFLRISKNSALLTRLEGNTLLNDQIFLNDMYRLGGLTSIRGFDDYAFYASTYAIGTLEYRLFTGSDSYVLLFYDQGYYQSNLEKSETSDWPLGLGSGISFSTGAGIFQLVYSVGRSEQQPLSLKYSKIHFGLTSKF; encoded by the coding sequence ATGTATAAAATAGCTGCCGTAGTATTGTGTTTGCTTTTGTGGCTGCCGCTTGTGCAGGCTCAAACACAAACGGCTGCGCCGCAGGCTAATGTTATACTTCAGCTACACACCTCCCCGGAAGATGCTCCAAGGTTACGTAACTATACTTTCCAGCCGAGCCATGCTGACTCAGCAGAAGCAAGCAAAGAAGTAAGAGCACTGATCTACCAGATGCAACAGGATGCTTACCTGCTTACCTCTGCTGATAGTTTATACCTGCGCAACGATACGCTTCACGTGAAACTACACATCGGTCAGCGCTTTGAATATGCCAGTCTGCGGAATGGTAACTTGAGCGAAGGTATCCTGATAGAATCCGGTTTTAGGGAGAAATTTTACCGCAACACACCATTTAAACCTGCCGAGTATGTAAAGCTACAGCAGCGAATTCTGGATTATGCCGAACGTAACGGCTACCCCTTTGCCAGTGTATGGCTGGATACGATAAGTATAAAGGATAACAAAATAGAGGCTGCCCTGATGGTGGAGAAAGCCTTTGTAGTTACCTACGACTCAGTGCAGGTAATGGGCGGCAGCAAAACTAAACCTAAATTTCTGATGCGCTACCTGCAACTACACCCGGGGCAACCTTATAACCAGGAGCAGATAGAAGCTACGCAGCGCATGCTTACCCAACTGCCTTACATTCGGGTAACAAGGCCACCGCAAGTACGCTTTGCCCGTGATAAGGCGCGTGTTTATTATTTCTTGGAAGACCGGCAAGCTAACCAGATAGATGGAGTAGTTGGTTTTCTGCCTGACCCGACGCGCACAGGTAATAAGCTTCTGATAACCGGTGAGGCCAACCTGAACATCCGGAACATAAAAGGCACCGGTAAAAGTGTGGCACTGCAATGGCGGCGTGTTAACAAAGGTTCAGTTATACTTAACGGCGAGTACCTGCACCCCAACGTATTTGGCACACCATTCGAGTTAGGTACACGTTTTAATCTTCTTAAGCAGGATTCATCATTTATCAATATACGGCCTCGACTGCAACTGGGGTATTATACCTTAAAATATGGCAAGTTTAGTGTGTATGGTGAATGGCTGAACTCGCGTATACTTGGCGATGCCAGTACCCAAAGCCTGCAGAACCTGGAGCTAGGCGATGCCCAAACCGCCACCTATGGTTTTAATTACCTATGGAATAACCTGGATGACTTTTACTTCCCGAGACGTGGCCGTCTTATAGAATTTGAACTGGCAGGTGGTAAAAAGACCCTTTTGCGGAACCCCGAGCTTGAGAAAAGCTTTTATGACACCCTGGATATGAAAACCACGCAGCTAAGTGTGGGGCTTCGGCTGGAAAACTTCCTCCGGATAAGTAAGAACAGTGCATTGCTGACCAGGCTCGAAGGAAATACGCTTTTAAACGACCAGATATTCCTGAACGACATGTACCGGCTCGGAGGCTTAACTTCTATCCGTGGTTTCGATGATTATGCCTTTTATGCATCAACGTATGCTATCGGGACACTGGAGTACCGCTTGTTCACTGGCTCAGATTCATACGTGTTGCTTTTCTATGATCAGGGCTATTACCAAAGCAACCTGGAAAAATCTGAAACAAGTGACTGGCCATTAGGACTGGGCAGCGGAATTAGTTTTAGTACAGGTGCCGGAATTTTTCAGTTAGTATATTCTGTGGGACGATCTGAGCAACAGCCACTTTCGTTGAAATACTCTAAAATACACTTCGGCTTAACCAGTAAATTTTAA
- a CDS encoding recombinase family protein, which translates to MKKFVALYRVSTEKQNQSGLGLDAQKFAVESYVLLLGGEIIETFTEVVSGGAGKDRISTSNNLTTAKLLRKRPILQAAIDFCLKHNATLVVKEASRLTRYSLLMDFLLASKLDFVCADSPNDSPLIIKLKTALHEEELLKISERTKAALAAKKAAGHRLGSPARPQPHALEKAVKARRNEASASKENRQAANLILMYRKDGKTFREIVDLLNRAEYKTTRDQPFTVSSVHMLYKRAMQDKAQEMNFKFKNHPDDEHHLQIKAINMKVRVDNGFLYFEENTSHGEPMPYTSALFQQVVQDGAILEQVKDSFVLYKDRNKNEVLADAQNFIGLLFYLADRQYRYNLQKDHEASLDPTLNYISKGNPEKKQPPFILSKVL; encoded by the coding sequence ATGAAAAAGTTTGTAGCACTATACAGGGTAAGTACAGAGAAGCAGAACCAGAGCGGACTTGGACTGGACGCGCAGAAGTTCGCTGTAGAAAGTTATGTGTTGTTATTAGGTGGTGAAATAATAGAGACCTTTACGGAAGTTGTTTCTGGTGGCGCAGGCAAAGACCGCATTTCGACCAGCAATAACTTGACTACCGCTAAGCTGTTACGGAAGCGCCCCATACTACAGGCTGCTATTGATTTCTGCCTAAAGCATAACGCCACGCTGGTAGTAAAAGAAGCTTCTCGCCTAACCCGCTATAGTTTGCTTATGGACTTCCTGCTGGCTTCCAAATTGGATTTCGTGTGTGCAGATTCACCCAACGATTCACCGCTTATTATTAAGCTGAAGACTGCATTGCATGAAGAAGAACTGCTGAAAATAAGCGAACGTACTAAGGCAGCGCTGGCGGCAAAGAAAGCCGCAGGACACAGACTTGGAAGTCCAGCACGCCCACAGCCACACGCACTGGAGAAAGCAGTGAAGGCGCGCCGTAATGAAGCTTCAGCCAGCAAGGAGAACAGGCAGGCTGCTAACCTTATCCTTATGTACCGCAAAGACGGTAAAACTTTCAGGGAAATAGTTGACCTGCTTAACAGAGCCGAATACAAAACCACCCGTGACCAGCCCTTTACCGTTAGCAGCGTGCACATGCTCTACAAGCGGGCAATGCAGGATAAGGCGCAGGAAATGAATTTTAAATTTAAAAATCATCCAGACGACGAGCATCACCTTCAGATAAAGGCCATTAATATGAAAGTCAGAGTTGACAACGGCTTTCTATACTTTGAAGAGAACACAAGCCACGGCGAACCAATGCCTTATACTTCCGCTCTTTTCCAGCAAGTAGTCCAAGATGGTGCTATACTGGAGCAGGTAAAAGATTCTTTTGTGCTTTACAAAGACAGAAACAAGAACGAAGTGCTGGCAGACGCACAAAACTTCATTGGACTGCTTTTTTATCTTGCTGACAGACAATACAGGTACAACCTGCAAAAAGACCATGAAGCCAGCTTAGACCCAACCTTAAACTATATTTCAAAAGGAAATCCTGAAAAGAAACAGCCACCTTTTATACTTTCCAAAGTACTTTAA
- a CDS encoding cyclase family protein has protein sequence MEATITYHDQVYTFNPLQPLDISMPLHDRQPQPECFWAEPVQFDVIRVGDFVGSVAEGGSTNYKRVHVTPHGNGTHTECYGHISADENATIHNCLKRFLFVAQLITITPQKQENGDEVVLLEDVRKQLEGIKQEAVILRTLPNTNDKLTRHYSGTNPPYLEHTIGQYLAEKGVQHLLLDLPSVDRELDEGKLLCHHAFWQYPKNTRCGATITELIYVPDHIADGLYLLNLQIASLQLDASPSKPVLYSLSPVFPEL, from the coding sequence ATGGAAGCCACCATCACCTACCACGACCAGGTTTATACTTTCAACCCACTGCAACCGCTGGATATTTCGATGCCACTGCACGACAGGCAGCCACAGCCGGAATGTTTCTGGGCAGAGCCGGTTCAGTTTGATGTAATTCGTGTTGGTGATTTTGTAGGGAGTGTGGCAGAAGGAGGCAGCACCAACTATAAGCGCGTACATGTAACGCCACACGGCAACGGTACCCACACCGAATGCTACGGCCATATTTCTGCAGATGAGAATGCCACCATCCACAACTGCCTGAAACGCTTTTTGTTTGTAGCCCAGCTGATAACTATAACGCCACAAAAGCAGGAAAACGGCGATGAAGTAGTGCTGCTGGAAGATGTACGGAAGCAACTGGAAGGTATAAAACAAGAAGCAGTTATACTTCGCACCCTGCCTAACACCAACGACAAACTTACCCGCCACTACTCCGGCACCAATCCGCCATACTTAGAGCACACCATAGGGCAATATTTAGCAGAGAAAGGCGTGCAACATTTATTGCTGGACCTACCATCTGTGGACCGTGAACTGGATGAAGGAAAACTGCTTTGCCACCACGCGTTCTGGCAATACCCGAAGAACACCCGCTGCGGCGCCACCATCACCGAACTTATTTATGTGCCTGACCATATTGCTGATGGTTTATACTTGCTGAACCTGCAGATTGCCAGCCTGCAACTCGATGCCAGCCCGAGCAAGCCTGTACTTTATAGTTTATCGCCGGTTTTCCCTGAGTTATAG
- a CDS encoding SOS response-associated peptidase, which translates to MCGRYTVQPRATKGKSKAAKLIEKHLKEAHYNAAPSQTLPVITEQQQDKLQFFSWGLQPFWAKDAKAVKRSINARAETLTEKPSFRKLLQSKRCLVPADGFFEWQVTGHDKLPYRIMLKNEELFTFAGLWDEWADKSTGEVLHTFTIITTEANDVVKPIHDRMPVILSPEAEELWLDENETQEELLSLLVPFRAQDMKAYPVSPLVNSPMNNVPEVLNSL; encoded by the coding sequence ATGTGCGGCAGATACACAGTACAGCCAAGAGCAACTAAAGGCAAATCCAAGGCAGCAAAACTGATTGAAAAGCACCTGAAGGAAGCGCATTACAACGCGGCTCCAAGCCAAACCTTGCCCGTAATAACAGAACAGCAACAAGATAAGCTTCAGTTCTTCTCGTGGGGCTTACAGCCCTTCTGGGCGAAGGACGCAAAGGCTGTTAAACGCTCTATAAACGCCCGGGCAGAGACTCTGACAGAGAAACCTTCCTTTCGTAAGTTATTGCAGTCAAAGCGCTGTTTGGTGCCTGCTGACGGGTTCTTTGAATGGCAGGTAACAGGACATGATAAGCTGCCTTATCGAATCATGTTGAAGAACGAAGAACTGTTTACGTTCGCGGGGCTGTGGGACGAGTGGGCAGACAAGAGTACTGGTGAAGTACTGCACACGTTCACCATTATTACGACAGAGGCAAATGACGTGGTTAAGCCGATACATGACCGCATGCCTGTCATTTTATCGCCAGAAGCAGAAGAACTATGGCTGGACGAGAATGAGACGCAGGAAGAACTGTTGTCCTTACTGGTTCCGTTTAGGGCGCAAGACATGAAAGCTTATCCTGTATCTCCGCTTGTGAACTCGCCAATGAATAATGTTCCTGAAGTTTTAAACTCGCTTTAA
- a CDS encoding Panacea domain-containing protein, protein MYNINTICDYVILRLKSEGEDFLTNLRLQKLLYYVQAWHLAFNKEKLFEGDFQAWIHGPVNREIYDRFKDSKGLYSEIHLADLLDENCFQNIDEESRKHVDVILENYGKFSGTQLEYMTHQEEPWIDARKGYSPSQRCEIVINNELMGDYYRARLQ, encoded by the coding sequence ATGTACAACATAAATACGATTTGTGATTATGTTATCTTACGATTAAAATCGGAAGGAGAAGACTTTTTGACCAATCTTAGGTTACAGAAGTTGCTGTATTATGTACAAGCTTGGCATTTAGCTTTTAATAAAGAAAAATTATTTGAAGGAGATTTTCAAGCATGGATTCATGGTCCAGTTAACCGTGAAATCTATGATAGATTCAAAGATTCAAAAGGCTTATATTCGGAAATTCATTTAGCTGATTTACTAGATGAAAACTGTTTTCAGAACATTGACGAGGAGTCAAGAAAACACGTTGATGTCATTTTAGAGAATTATGGGAAGTTTTCAGGTACCCAATTAGAATATATGACACATCAAGAAGAGCCTTGGATAGATGCAAGAAAAGGCTATTCTCCTTCACAAAGGTGTGAAATAGTAATCAATAATGAGTTAATGGGCGACTATTATAGAGCAAGACTACAATAA
- a CDS encoding site-specific integrase — protein MKTPKVIFWLKKSKNDEGSALIMVNFSYNGNRLKMSTGLTLKASCWNDEMKLPKVSFADYSHFKGKLYEIEEKILSVYKEFIDKGIIPEPDSIKGHVQDKGSLIHETDIKSIHALFSDFTNEKRLEVKELTVKKYVTLQKVLLKEYEDTYKCSLCFDNMDSLFEKRFKYFLTSVKEQTNNTVSKYMDCLKVFLKWAYKKGLHKNQHFTEFTSKRFKTKVISLTPEEFKKILHLNLADNPKLQRVRDWFCFQCLTGQRFSDIANLKWQNIVTNSEGRPEWHLYQIKGNKPEVVEITLVAPAVNILQKMKTKEKSEHVFPTITNQKFNTYIKDVCKLAGICGFINYVTYSGKKAVDLSGPKYSFISSHTARKTFVTISHIHGNMSKESIRAITGHANDKMLNFYIGEDNKHVAKEMDRVWANV, from the coding sequence ATGAAAACTCCAAAAGTAATTTTCTGGCTTAAGAAAAGTAAGAACGATGAAGGTTCTGCGCTAATCATGGTCAATTTCTCCTACAATGGGAACAGGCTTAAAATGTCTACAGGCCTAACCCTTAAAGCCTCATGCTGGAATGACGAAATGAAACTACCTAAAGTAAGTTTTGCGGACTACTCTCATTTCAAAGGCAAACTATATGAAATAGAAGAGAAAATTTTAAGCGTTTACAAAGAGTTTATTGACAAAGGCATTATACCAGAGCCTGACTCCATTAAAGGCCATGTTCAGGATAAGGGCAGCCTTATACATGAAACCGACATTAAAAGCATACATGCACTCTTCTCAGATTTTACAAATGAAAAGCGGCTTGAGGTCAAGGAGTTAACTGTAAAAAAGTATGTCACGCTACAAAAAGTGCTTTTAAAAGAATACGAAGACACCTATAAGTGTTCTCTTTGCTTTGACAACATGGACTCTTTATTTGAAAAACGGTTTAAGTATTTTTTAACCAGTGTGAAAGAGCAAACCAATAATACTGTAAGTAAATACATGGACTGCCTTAAGGTATTCCTAAAGTGGGCATACAAAAAAGGACTACATAAGAACCAGCATTTTACAGAATTTACTTCAAAGCGCTTTAAAACAAAAGTTATCTCGCTAACACCTGAAGAGTTTAAGAAAATCCTACACCTTAACCTTGCAGATAATCCGAAACTTCAACGTGTACGAGATTGGTTTTGCTTTCAGTGCTTGACAGGCCAACGGTTTTCAGACATTGCTAACCTTAAGTGGCAAAACATAGTGACTAACAGCGAAGGTAGGCCTGAATGGCACCTGTACCAAATCAAAGGCAATAAGCCTGAAGTTGTAGAGATTACATTAGTTGCACCTGCTGTTAACATACTTCAAAAAATGAAAACAAAAGAGAAGTCTGAACATGTTTTCCCAACTATTACCAACCAAAAATTTAACACATACATAAAAGACGTATGCAAACTGGCGGGCATTTGTGGGTTCATAAACTATGTTACTTATAGCGGCAAGAAAGCTGTGGATTTATCAGGGCCAAAGTATTCTTTCATATCAAGCCATACAGCCAGAAAAACTTTTGTAACTATCTCGCATATCCATGGCAACATGTCTAAAGAGTCAATAAGGGCTATTACAGGACATGCTAATGACAAAATGCTGAACTTCTACATTGGCGAAGACAACAAACATGTTGCTAAGGAAATGGATAGAGTTTGGGCTAACGTCTAA
- a CDS encoding helix-turn-helix domain-containing protein, with protein MTLADFIRAVHSHIFPVIDKYLNGKLAEIAKHDCVQAEKPLTTKQACKHLDISKPALMQLVRAKTIRRYKIKGLRGYRYFASELNMAFEEGQNF; from the coding sequence ATGACTCTCGCAGACTTTATACGTGCTGTACATTCCCACATTTTTCCAGTTATTGACAAGTACCTGAACGGCAAGTTAGCCGAAATCGCAAAGCACGATTGCGTACAAGCAGAAAAACCTCTTACAACGAAACAAGCTTGTAAACACTTAGACATTAGCAAACCTGCTCTTATGCAACTTGTAAGAGCAAAGACAATTCGCAGGTACAAAATAAAAGGCTTAAGGGGATACCGTTACTTCGCTTCCGAACTTAATATGGCGTTTGAAGAAGGCCAAAACTTTTAA